The following proteins are co-located in the Acidimicrobiales bacterium genome:
- a CDS encoding DUF4214 domain-containing protein produces MRRRTARAAAAAAALVATTFGVAVGVDLGMAPAPLLAQPTVQSGDPSPAAEPVPEGSGGVEPLAADGSEPGVALPQRGSVYRLYRAFFLREPDLAGLIHWETRHHLAGVDLWRVAERFATSSEFRGRYGELTDAGFVDLVYHNVFDRPPDGGGEVYWLDRLAGGLGRGAMMVGFSESTEMQRRTRSVAGHLVAPAPAPPVDPLPDHDDWLGWLNLHRDGAGLGTLAENPLWSQGAEAHARYAIRNQELTHDQDPLLPLSSPEGQAAAEASNLFGGLAPLTNQQTISGWLNSPGHAAWMLNPDWLATGFGEHHQPTEPGPLRWVAVLDVLRGTAEPAQVPDLVQFPGHGQTVHHRPNHLYVIFPVPVTGPYEAEVLVDGQTIPADAERVQFGNYPASTVAISLDRHVPSGSTVVAEVSAASQDTAWTFDVGATPPTAPTVSSTTTPSGLIALRLGPGDDLGHDDQPVHRVVELWQEGELVERAVADADTELVFLHGGPPAPGLEIRTWATNGVGTSPQRVFAY; encoded by the coding sequence ATGCGGCGTCGCACAGCCAGAGCAGCCGCGGCTGCGGCCGCGCTGGTGGCAACCACCTTCGGGGTGGCCGTCGGCGTCGACCTCGGGATGGCCCCGGCACCGCTCCTGGCCCAGCCCACGGTCCAGTCGGGCGACCCCTCCCCCGCCGCCGAGCCGGTGCCCGAGGGCTCGGGCGGGGTCGAGCCGCTGGCCGCCGACGGGTCCGAGCCGGGGGTGGCGTTGCCCCAGCGGGGTTCGGTGTACCGGCTGTACCGGGCGTTCTTCCTCCGCGAACCCGACCTGGCGGGCCTGATCCACTGGGAGACCCGCCACCACCTGGCGGGGGTCGACCTGTGGCGGGTCGCGGAGCGCTTCGCCACCTCGTCGGAGTTCCGGGGCCGCTACGGCGAGCTGACCGACGCCGGGTTCGTCGACCTGGTGTACCACAACGTGTTCGACCGGCCGCCCGACGGTGGCGGCGAGGTCTACTGGCTGGACCGGCTGGCGGGGGGTCTTGGCCGGGGGGCGATGATGGTCGGGTTCTCCGAGTCGACCGAGATGCAGCGCCGCACCCGGTCGGTGGCGGGGCATCTGGTCGCCCCTGCACCGGCGCCACCGGTCGACCCGCTCCCCGACCACGACGACTGGTTGGGCTGGCTCAACCTGCACCGCGACGGCGCCGGGCTCGGCACACTGGCCGAGAACCCGTTGTGGAGCCAGGGGGCCGAGGCCCACGCCCGCTATGCGATCCGCAACCAGGAGCTCACCCACGACCAGGATCCGTTGCTGCCGCTGTCGTCCCCCGAGGGCCAGGCCGCGGCCGAGGCGTCCAACCTGTTCGGCGGGCTGGCGCCGCTGACCAACCAGCAGACCATCTCGGGGTGGTTGAACAGCCCGGGACACGCGGCGTGGATGCTCAACCCCGACTGGTTGGCCACCGGCTTCGGTGAGCACCACCAGCCGACCGAGCCCGGTCCGCTGCGGTGGGTGGCGGTGCTCGACGTGCTGCGGGGCACCGCCGAACCGGCCCAGGTGCCCGACCTGGTGCAGTTCCCCGGGCACGGCCAGACCGTGCACCACCGTCCCAACCACCTGTATGTGATCTTCCCGGTCCCGGTGACCGGCCCCTACGAGGCCGAGGTGCTCGTCGACGGTCAGACGATCCCCGCCGACGCCGAGCGGGTCCAGTTCGGCAACTATCCGGCCAGCACGGTGGCGATCTCGCTCGACCGGCACGTGCCCTCGGGGTCGACGGTGGTGGCCGAGGTGAGCGCCGCGTCCCAGGACACGGCGTGGACCTTCGACGTCGGGGCGACACCGCCCACCGCGCCCACGGTCAGCTCCACGACCACCCCGTCGGGGCTGATCGCCCTACGCCTGGGTCCCGGCGACGACCTCGGCCACGACGACCAGCCCGTGCACCGGGTGGTCGAGCTGTGGCAGGAGGGGGAGCTGGTCGAGCGGGCGGTGGCCGACGCCGACACCGAGCTGGTGTTCCTCCACGGCGGCCCACCGGCGCCGGGGCTCGAGATCCGCACCTGGGCCACCAACGGGGTGGGAACGAGCCCACAGCGGGTCTTCGCCTACTGA
- a CDS encoding S8 family serine peptidase: protein MADPDRPTRRTTALAATTALLLVLATVAASAPATAQSGPPPAETGPVVALVAGPDGTATIEHTPNGRPGTLAQGPEVTYQALTEMSNDIMRPIQWSLDRVGAESVWTHADGRRQDNGSPILIAVVDSGVDRDHPDLAGQIRTGGNFVGFVPVAGEPVAPVDSDVSDGLGHGTHVTGIIAAVADNNIGIAGMSPGVSILPVRVLDDSGQGTNTQLAAGILWAVSQGADIINLSLGTTSEDPVVQAAVQHAVDHDVAVLAAVGNCGSSGSGVCGGTLNAPVFPAAWPETVAIAATSSPTRSDPWLDERATFSTQATWVDLAAPGVDIHGTTPGGAYSAESGTSMAAAVATGTAALVWARYPADSATGLRDRLYRSALDLGPTGSDQSFGHGLVQPLDAVTAAGEVIPLAGLDPAERAAILLDQACPAGLATPGFDDVDPDAPHGDAIGCVAAWSIALGVGDGLYAPNRAVTRAQMATFLDRLITTTDGRVPSRRGAVPDAFGDDDGADHEGAINRLAAAGIVAGRDDGTYGPADPVTRAQMATFLDRTATYRATTPLPTAEHTYTDTDGSTHEPAIARVTAAGIALGVGDGLYAPNRAVTRAQMATFLGRTTGRLVAEGHTTHP, encoded by the coding sequence TTGGCTGACCCCGACCGTCCCACCCGCCGCACGACTGCCCTCGCCGCCACCACCGCGCTCCTGCTGGTGCTGGCCACCGTCGCCGCGTCGGCCCCGGCCACCGCCCAGTCCGGCCCCCCGCCCGCCGAGACCGGTCCGGTGGTGGCCCTCGTCGCCGGCCCCGACGGCACCGCCACGATCGAACACACCCCCAACGGCCGACCCGGCACGCTCGCCCAGGGGCCCGAGGTCACGTACCAGGCCCTCACCGAGATGAGCAACGACATCATGCGGCCCATCCAGTGGTCGCTCGACCGGGTCGGGGCCGAGTCGGTGTGGACCCACGCCGACGGGCGCCGCCAGGACAACGGCTCCCCGATCCTGATCGCCGTGGTCGACAGCGGCGTCGACCGCGACCACCCCGACCTGGCCGGACAGATCCGCACCGGCGGCAACTTCGTCGGCTTCGTCCCCGTCGCCGGCGAGCCCGTCGCCCCCGTCGACTCCGACGTCAGCGACGGCCTCGGCCACGGCACCCACGTCACCGGCATCATCGCCGCCGTCGCCGACAACAACATCGGCATCGCCGGCATGTCGCCCGGCGTGTCGATCCTGCCGGTGCGGGTCCTCGACGACTCCGGCCAGGGCACCAACACCCAACTCGCCGCCGGCATCCTGTGGGCGGTGTCCCAGGGCGCCGACATCATCAACCTCAGCCTCGGCACCACCAGCGAGGACCCGGTCGTGCAGGCCGCAGTGCAGCACGCCGTCGACCACGACGTGGCCGTGCTCGCCGCCGTGGGCAACTGCGGCTCCAGCGGCAGCGGCGTCTGCGGCGGCACGCTCAACGCCCCGGTGTTCCCCGCAGCCTGGCCCGAGACCGTCGCCATCGCCGCCACCTCGAGCCCCACCCGAAGCGACCCCTGGCTCGACGAGCGGGCCACCTTCTCCACCCAGGCCACATGGGTCGACCTCGCCGCCCCCGGCGTCGACATCCACGGCACCACCCCCGGCGGGGCCTACTCCGCGGAGTCCGGCACCTCCATGGCCGCCGCGGTCGCCACCGGCACCGCCGCGCTGGTGTGGGCCCGCTATCCCGCCGACTCGGCGACCGGGCTGCGCGACCGTCTCTACCGCAGCGCCCTCGACCTCGGCCCCACCGGGTCCGACCAGTCGTTCGGACACGGCCTCGTCCAGCCCCTCGACGCCGTCACCGCCGCCGGCGAGGTGATCCCCCTCGCCGGTCTCGACCCCGCCGAACGGGCCGCCATCCTGCTCGACCAGGCGTGCCCCGCCGGACTCGCCACCCCCGGCTTCGACGACGTCGACCCCGACGCCCCCCACGGCGACGCCATCGGCTGCGTGGCCGCATGGAGCATCGCCCTCGGCGTCGGCGACGGCCTCTACGCCCCCAACCGGGCGGTCACCCGCGCCCAGATGGCCACCTTCCTCGACCGCCTCATCACCACCACCGACGGCCGGGTCCCCTCCCGCCGGGGCGCGGTCCCCGACGCCTTCGGCGACGACGACGGAGCCGACCACGAAGGGGCCATCAACCGCCTCGCCGCCGCCGGGATCGTCGCCGGGCGCGACGACGGCACCTACGGTCCCGCTGACCCCGTCACCCGCGCTCAGATGGCCACCTTCCTCGACCGCACCGCCACCTACCGCGCCACCACCCCGCTGCCCACCGCCGAGCACACCTACACCGACACCGACGGGTCGACCCACGAGCCGGCCATCGCCCGGGTCACCGCGGCCGGCATCGCCCTCGGGGTCGGCGACGGCCTCTACGCCCCCAACCGGGCGGTCACCCGCGCCCAGATGGCCACCTTCCTCGGTCGCACCACCGGGCGCCTGGTCGCCGAGGGCCACACCACCCACCCGTGA